The following proteins come from a genomic window of Gossypium raimondii isolate GPD5lz chromosome 5, ASM2569854v1, whole genome shotgun sequence:
- the LOC105769505 gene encoding serine--tRNA ligase, chloroplastic/mitochondrial isoform X1 → MALQCRLSGATFQSLKLATIPISSSSSRFIFRTLPKTLNLALFSRHSAPKAPPFSVLIRNLSAPAVAAAPAAETSDIKVVKPQWNAAIDFKWIRDNKEAVAVNIKNRNSNANLELVLQLYDKMLNLQKEVERLRGERNNVANKMKGKLEPSERQKLIEEGKNLKEALTTLEEDLVKLRDELQIEAQCIPNLTHPDVPIGWEDSSKLRNMVGSPRKFDFPVKDHLQIGKELDLFDFDAAAEVSGSKFYYLKNEAVMLEMALVNWTLTEVMKRGFTPLTTPEIVRSSVVEKCGFQPRGENTQVYSIEDSDQCLIGTAEIPVGGIHMDSIVAESALPLKYVAFSHCFRTEAGAAGTATRGLYRVHQFSKVEMFILCRQEESDMYHEELIKIEEDLFSSLGLHFKILDMATGDLGAPAYRKFDVEAWMPGLERYGEISSASNCTDYQSRRLGIRYRPSESPSTTSKKGKTNLAATKFVHTLNATACAIPRMLVCLLENFQQEDGSVIIPHPLRPFMGGVEAIYPKSR, encoded by the exons ATGGCGTTACAGTGTCGTTTAAGCGGGGCGACGTTCCAATCCCTAAAATTGGCGACGATTCCAATCTCATCTTCATCGTCGCGCTTCATCTTCCGAACACttcctaaaaccctaaacctcgCTTTATTTTCCCGCCATTCTGCTCCAAAAGCGCCTCCCTTTTCTGTTCTCATTAGAAACCTTTCAGCTCCGGCTGTGGCTGCTGCTCCCGCCGCAGAAACCTCTGATATTAAAG TTGTAAAGCCCCAGTGGAATGCGGCAATAGATTTCAAGTGGATAAGGGATAATAAAGAAGCCGTTGCCGTTAATATTAAGAATAGGAATTCCAATGCAAATTTGGAGCTTGTGCTTCAACTTTATGATAAAATGTTGAATCTTCAAAAg GAAGTTGAGCGGCTTCGAGGGGAAAGGAATAATGTTGCCAATAAGATGAAAGGCAAATTGGAGCCTTCTGAGCGTCAAAAGCTCATAGAAGAAG GAAAGAATCTGAAGGAAGCACTTACGACTTTGGAAGAAGACCTTGTCAAATTAAGAGACGAGCTTCAGATAGAAGCGCAATGTATACCGAATCTAACTCACCCGGACGTTCCAATTGGATGGGAAGATAGTTCAAAGTTGAGGAATATG GTTGGAAGCCCTCGTAAATTTGACTTCCCTGTCAAGGATCACCTTCAAATCGGAAAGGAACTAGATCTCTTTGATTTTGATGCTGCTGCAGAG GTAAGTGGTTCAAAATTCTATTACCTAAAGAATGAAGCAGTGATGCTGGAAATGGCCCTTGTCAACTGGACACTGACAGAAGTCATGAAAAGGGGCTTTACACCATTGACAACACCAGAAATTGTCAGGTCATCTGTTGTCGAAAAATGTGGATTCCAGCCCCGTGGAGAAAATACGCAG GTTTATTCCATTGAGGATAGTGACCAGTGCCTCATTGGCACTGCAGAGATTCCTGTAGGGGGAATTCATATGGACTCTATTGTTGCTGAGTCTgcattacccttaaaatatgtGGCATTTTCTCATTGTTTTCGTACTGAAGCTGGTGCTGCTGGTACAGCAACCAG GGGTCTCTATAGGGTACACCAATTTAGCAAGGTggaaatgtttattttatgcaGACAAGAAGAAAGTGATATGTACCATGAGGaacttattaaaattgaagAGGACCTTTTTTCGTCTCTAGGATTGCATTTCAA AATTTTAGATATGGCTACAGGGGACTTGGGTGCTCCTGCTTATCGTAAATTTGATGTGGAGGCATGGATGCCAGGTTTAGAACGCTATGGCGAG ATATCAAGTGCATCGAATTGTACCGACTATCAGAGCCGCCGGCTTGGCATTCGTTATCGTCCATCGGAATCACCCTCAACAACTTCCAAGAAGGGTAAAACAAACCTGGCTGCAACCAAATTTGTTCATACATTAAATGCAACAGCTTGTGCAATCCCAAGGATGCTTGTATGTTTGCTGGAGAATTTTCAGCAAGAAGATGGGTCTGTTATTATTCCACATCCATTAAGGCCATTCATGGGTGGGGTTGAAGCTATATATCCTAAATCTAGATAA
- the LOC105769505 gene encoding serine--tRNA ligase, chloroplastic/mitochondrial isoform X2 — protein MKGKLEPSERQKLIEEGKNLKEALTTLEEDLVKLRDELQIEAQCIPNLTHPDVPIGWEDSSKLRNMVGSPRKFDFPVKDHLQIGKELDLFDFDAAAEVSGSKFYYLKNEAVMLEMALVNWTLTEVMKRGFTPLTTPEIVRSSVVEKCGFQPRGENTQVYSIEDSDQCLIGTAEIPVGGIHMDSIVAESALPLKYVAFSHCFRTEAGAAGTATRGLYRVHQFSKVEMFILCRQEESDMYHEELIKIEEDLFSSLGLHFKILDMATGDLGAPAYRKFDVEAWMPGLERYGEISSASNCTDYQSRRLGIRYRPSESPSTTSKKGKTNLAATKFVHTLNATACAIPRMLVCLLENFQQEDGSVIIPHPLRPFMGGVEAIYPKSR, from the exons ATGAAAGGCAAATTGGAGCCTTCTGAGCGTCAAAAGCTCATAGAAGAAG GAAAGAATCTGAAGGAAGCACTTACGACTTTGGAAGAAGACCTTGTCAAATTAAGAGACGAGCTTCAGATAGAAGCGCAATGTATACCGAATCTAACTCACCCGGACGTTCCAATTGGATGGGAAGATAGTTCAAAGTTGAGGAATATG GTTGGAAGCCCTCGTAAATTTGACTTCCCTGTCAAGGATCACCTTCAAATCGGAAAGGAACTAGATCTCTTTGATTTTGATGCTGCTGCAGAG GTAAGTGGTTCAAAATTCTATTACCTAAAGAATGAAGCAGTGATGCTGGAAATGGCCCTTGTCAACTGGACACTGACAGAAGTCATGAAAAGGGGCTTTACACCATTGACAACACCAGAAATTGTCAGGTCATCTGTTGTCGAAAAATGTGGATTCCAGCCCCGTGGAGAAAATACGCAG GTTTATTCCATTGAGGATAGTGACCAGTGCCTCATTGGCACTGCAGAGATTCCTGTAGGGGGAATTCATATGGACTCTATTGTTGCTGAGTCTgcattacccttaaaatatgtGGCATTTTCTCATTGTTTTCGTACTGAAGCTGGTGCTGCTGGTACAGCAACCAG GGGTCTCTATAGGGTACACCAATTTAGCAAGGTggaaatgtttattttatgcaGACAAGAAGAAAGTGATATGTACCATGAGGaacttattaaaattgaagAGGACCTTTTTTCGTCTCTAGGATTGCATTTCAA AATTTTAGATATGGCTACAGGGGACTTGGGTGCTCCTGCTTATCGTAAATTTGATGTGGAGGCATGGATGCCAGGTTTAGAACGCTATGGCGAG ATATCAAGTGCATCGAATTGTACCGACTATCAGAGCCGCCGGCTTGGCATTCGTTATCGTCCATCGGAATCACCCTCAACAACTTCCAAGAAGGGTAAAACAAACCTGGCTGCAACCAAATTTGTTCATACATTAAATGCAACAGCTTGTGCAATCCCAAGGATGCTTGTATGTTTGCTGGAGAATTTTCAGCAAGAAGATGGGTCTGTTATTATTCCACATCCATTAAGGCCATTCATGGGTGGGGTTGAAGCTATATATCCTAAATCTAGATAA
- the LOC105769506 gene encoding histone H3.3 gives MARTKQTARKSTGGKAPRKQLATKAARKSAPTTGGVKKPHRYRPGTVALREIRKYQKSTELLIRKLPFQRLVREIAQDFKTDLRFQSHAVLALQEAAEAYLVGLFEDTNLCAIHAKRVTIMPKDIQLARRIRGERA, from the exons ATGGCCCGTACGAAGCAAACTGCTCGTAAGTCTACCGGCGGCAAGGCTCCAAGGAAGCAGCTTGCCACTaag GCTGCTCGCAAGTCGGCACCGACAACCGGAGGCGTGAAGAAGCCTCACCGATATCGCCCTGGAACTGTAGCTCTGCG TGAAATCCGGAAGTACCAAAAAAGCACTGAACTCCTCATCAGGAAACTGCCTTTCCAAAGGCTCGTTCGTGAAATTGCCCAAGACTTTAAG ACTGATCTACGTTTCCAGAGCCATGCTGTATTGGCGTTGCAAGAGGCGGCAGAGGCATACCTTGTTGGGTTGTTCGAAGATACCAACCTGTGCGCCATCCATGCTAAGCGTGTTACAATCATGCCCAAGGACATTCAACTTGCTAGGAGGATTCGTGGTGAAAGGGCTTAA
- the LOC105770052 gene encoding cytochrome c oxidase subunit 6b-1: MADAQTEKPLSLSEQYALQEKEEKSDVTTKPAEAKEVENPVNAATGSGDVVTEKLEETSADPVEGSTEAPPPAAEESTEANPATGNSGEDAAEENSGDSEETPEIKLETAPADFRFPTTNQTRHCFTRYIEYHRCVAAKGEGAPECDKFAKYYRALCPGEWIDRWNEQRENGTFPGPL, translated from the exons ATGGCGGATGCTCAAACTGAAAAACCCCTTTCCCTTTCCGAg CAATATGCACTTCAGGAGAAAGAGGAAAAATCAGATGTGACTACAAAACCAGCAGAAGCAAAAGAGGTTGAAAATCCTGTAAATGCAGCCACTGGTTCTGGGGATGTTGTAACTGAGAAATTGGAGGAGACTTCTGCCGATCCAGTTGAGGGAAGCACTGAGGCCCCTCCTCCTGCTGCTGAAGAAAGCACTGAAGCAAATCCTGCTACTGGGAACAGTGGTGAAGATGCTGCAGAGGAAAACTCGGGTGACTCTGAGGAAACTCCAGAGATAAAG CTTGAGACTGCCCCAGCGGATTTCCGCTTCCCAACTACGAACCAAACAAGGCATTGCTTCACACGATATATTGAGTACCACCG TTGTGTAGCTGCAAAAGGAGAAGGTGCTCCAGAGTGTGATAAGTTTGCAAAATATTATCGCGCCTTGTGTCCTGGAGAATgg ATAGATCGATGGAATGAGCAAAGGGAGAATGGTACTTTTCCAGGTCCTCTCTAG